The following proteins are co-located in the Diorhabda carinulata isolate Delta chromosome 4, icDioCari1.1, whole genome shotgun sequence genome:
- the LOC130892255 gene encoding sialin-like, with amino-acid sequence MNSACLEMPPGLSTLKRGSIQLQKAAKVVNDQIGNRQVLVVFVLTGFVLCGVVEQSAFVALRANSTSNYSAAEFAEYVENTSYITSYCQPPGHMENNKKDVHVVRSIPHIEIPMTRTDETEAALRQAFMWGTLISPLAASRVAARVGAEKLFGAGVLGAGIPSIMVPASWLTAYHVFIRFIQGVFMGATWPAAHMLAVTWIKPKHVSGFVSLYTAVNLGYAIVGILGSFLVKKLGRDWLSYVISLTTFLWYFLWWRFVEQSLNPYRPKRDEHRHLPWRRLLASKPAWACGIAVIGSQWADATLMLGITKYLKLVYGFSIEYEDVLQSLPHIGHFFAAITFGIVVDHVRESGLISTTTSRKFFVYLSHFPPAALIFVLGYTGCDPAAPAALYTAALAMTGATPAGAFASAADIAPNFAGTVFGLCQTVGAAGLLAANYVVSEGLHGSFAGWWRLVFGVSSAVLLVTATFFMVMGSGSIQDWNEPGNVQSEPEYEEEPSRLESVLE; translated from the exons ATGAATTCTGCTTGTTTAGAAATGCCTCCTGGATTATCCACTTTAAAGAGAGGTAGCATCCAACTACAAAAAGCTGCTAAAGTTGTGAATG atcAAATTGGCAATCGACAAGTCTTAGTAGTATTCGTTCTCACGGGATTTGTTTTATGTGGGGTAGTAGAGCAAAGCGCATTTGTAGCTTTGCGCGCCAATAGTACATCTAACTATTCAGCTGCAGAATTTGCTGAATATGTGGAAAATACAAGTTATATTACGAGCTATTGTCAGCCACCTGGTCATATGGAGAATAATAAGAAAGATGTACACGTTGTAAGATCCATTCCACATATCGAG ATTCCTATGACACGAACGGATGAAACAGAAGCGGCTTTACGACAAGCCTTTATGTGGGGAACACTAATTTCCCCATTGGCAGCAAGCAGGGTAGCGGCAAGAGTGGGTGCTGAAAAACTTTTTGGAGCAGGAGTATTAGGAGCAGGAATTCCATCAATAATGGTACCGGCTTCTTGGTTGACAGCATATCACGTCTTTATCAGATTCATTCAAGGAGTTTTTATG gGTGCTACTTGGCCTGCAGCTCATATGCTGGCAGTAACTTGGATCAAACCGAAGCATGTTAGTGGCTTTGTTTCACTTTATACAG CTGTGAATCTTGGATACGCTATAGTAGGAATCCTGGGAAGTTTTCTCGTCAAGAAACTCGGACGAGATTGGTTAAGCTATGTTATATCTCTAACTACGTTTCTATGGTATTTTTTATGGTGGAGGTTTGTTGAGCAATCACTCAATCCATATAGACCAAAAAGAGAT GAGCACCGACATTTACCTTGGAGACGACTATTAGCTTCCAAACCGGCATGGGCATGTGGAATAGCAGTTATTGGTAGTCAGTGGGCAGACGCCACGCTAATGCTTGGAATcactaaatatttgaaactagtGTATGGGTTTTCTATAGAATAC gaAGACGTTTTACAATCACTGCCCCACATTGGTCATTTTTTTGCTGCCATTACTTTTGGTATTGTTGTAGATCACGTTCGAGAATCAGGATTGATATCTACTACAACATCCCGGAAGTTTTTTGTGTATTTAT cACATTTCCCTCCTGCTGCTTTGATATTCGTTTTGGGGTATACTGGTTGCGATCCTGCTGCCCCAGCAGCATTATATACTGCAGCGTTAGCAATGACTGGAGCAACACCGGCCGGAGCTTTTGCCAGTGCTGCAGATATCGCTCCAAATTTTGCTG GAACTGTCTTCGGTCTATGTCAAACAGTTGGTGCCGCTGGACTGCTAGCAGCAAATTATGTAGTATCTGAGGGACTTCATGGCTCT TTTGCTGGATGGTGGCGATTGGTTTTTGGTGTATCGTCTGCAGTGCTTCTTGTAACCGCAACGTTTTTCATGGTAATGGGAAGTGGTTCAATACAAGACTGGAATGAGCCTGGAAATGTTCAATCTGAACCTGAATATGAGGAAGAACCTTCAAGGCTTGAATCAgtacttgaataa